One genomic window of Anas acuta chromosome 14, bAnaAcu1.1, whole genome shotgun sequence includes the following:
- the LOC137864332 gene encoding pancreatic secretory trypsin inhibitor-like: MKAVGIFLLLFLAICFYQGDAEPDGAADQGTEANCGNYDLRKGCTKIFDPICGTDDVLYSNECLLCSQNLQRHTNVRIKHRGKCQNPSPRSNPAQN, encoded by the exons ATGAAGGCAGTCGGTATtttcctgctcctcttcctggCAATCTGCTTCTACCAAG GAGATGCTGAGCCAGACGGCGCTGCTGACCAAGGAACAGAG GCAAACTGTGGCAACTACGACCTAAGGAAAGGCTGTACAAAGATCTTCGACCCCATCTGTGGCACGGATGATGTCCTATACAGCAACGAGTGCTTGCTGTGCAGCCAGAACCT GCAAAGACACACTAATGTGCGGATAAAGCACAGGGGAAAGTGCCAAAACCCATCCCCACGCTCCAACCCCGCTCAAAACTAA